TAAAAACGCGCCGGGACGTGCCCGAGTTCGGCAGTCGATTCGACCATCGACAGCCGATCCGGTTCAGGACAGTCGATTCGACCGACACCGCTATCCAGTGGTCGACAGTCGATTCGACCGACACCGCTATCCGGCGCTCGGCCGAAGGCGCGAGCATGTTCACCGGCATCGTCGAGGAGACCGGCACGGTCGCGGACGCGACCGAGACCGAGGACGGCCGCAGGCTCACCATCCGCGCGGACCGCGTGCTCGGCGACGTCGCGCACGGCGCGAGCATCGCCGTCTCCGGCGTCTGCCTCACGGTCGAAGCGTTCGACGACGAGACGTTCGAGGTGTTCCTCGCCGAGGAGACCGTCGAGAAGACGTACCTCGGCGACGTCACGGTGGGCGACGTCGTGAACCTCGAGCGGGCGATGCCCGCGGACGGCCGGTTCGACGGCCACATCGTCCAGGGACACGTCGACGCCGTCGCGACCGTCACGAACGTCGACTCCACGGGCGGCGAGGACTGGTTCTTCGAGTTCGCGCTCCCCGACGAGTACGCGGACTACGTCGTCGCGAAGGGCTCGATCACGCTCGACGGCATCAGCCTCACCGTCGCCGACCTCCGAGAGACCGACGACGGGCCGCGGGTGACGGTCGCGATCGTCCCGACGACATACGACGTGACGACGCTCTCGGAGAAGGCAGTCGGCGACCCCGTCCACCTGGAGGTCGACGTCGTCGGGAAGTACGTCGCGTCCCTGCTCTCCGGCTACCGGGACTGATCGCCGTCGCGTCCGGCGTCGCTGGTCGGTCCGTCGCCGTCGGACCGGCGGGTCGAGCGCGCTCGCACCGCGCCGCCCTCGATGGCGGGTGCGTCCGTCGACGGATCGACCTCGGTCGCGTCCACGGGCGTCGACGGATCGAAGCCGCCGCCGGCGCCGACGCGGTCGTACGCGCGCCGGTACCGGCGGAGC
Above is a genomic segment from Halorubellus sp. JP-L1 containing:
- a CDS encoding riboflavin synthase, with protein sequence MFTGIVEETGTVADATETEDGRRLTIRADRVLGDVAHGASIAVSGVCLTVEAFDDETFEVFLAEETVEKTYLGDVTVGDVVNLERAMPADGRFDGHIVQGHVDAVATVTNVDSTGGEDWFFEFALPDEYADYVVAKGSITLDGISLTVADLRETDDGPRVTVAIVPTTYDVTTLSEKAVGDPVHLEVDVVGKYVASLLSGYRD